The Fictibacillus phosphorivorans genomic sequence CGCGCAGGTCGTAACTCGTTAGCGTTTAGAGATCCTGAAGGTCAGAGAATGATCTTAGTTTCTGATGAAAACAACAAAGGCGTAGCTGGTGGTCAGCCGTGGAGCAAAAGCCCCACACCGCAAGAACATGCAGTCGTGGGGCTTGGACCGGTACGGTTAACTGTACCTGCAGCTGAACCAACTGTACAAGTGCTAACGGAACTATTAGGCTTCAAAAAAATCGGAACCTATGCACCTGAAGTGGCAGGTCAACCTGAAATCATTGTGTTAGAAACAGGAGAAGGGGGCAGTGGTGCTGAAGTTCATGTAGAAGAACGAAACGACCTCCCCCAGGAACGACTTGGCCGAGGTGGAGTGCACCATGTAGCTTTTCGAGTAGATAATGAAGAAGAGCTTCGCGAATGGATTGAAAAAGTAAAAACATCTAGATTTCCGAATTCTGGATTTGTAGATCGTTTTTATTTTAAATCTCTTTATTTCCGTGAACCCAATCGTATTCTTTTTGAACTCGCAACAGATGGTCCTGGATTTGATACAGATGAAGACTTAGAGCATCTGGGAGAATCACTTGCACTACCGCCGTTCTTAGAAATCCATCGTGATGAGATTGAAGCGAAATTAAAACCTCTTCATACAAAACTATAAAAGTTTTAGCCTAGCCTGAATTCTACAGAATTTCAGGCTTTTTTTTATGGAACTTTTTAAAGTTTCGTTTTTAAAGTAACAGGCAACCCCACTGCAAAAATGGAAAAAGCTCTTTGTTCAGAAAAAAGAAATACGTCATAAAAAAGGTATTTTAGGAAAAATTAAAAAACGTCACAACCATAAAGATAAAAGGAGATGTAAAAAGATGTATTGGCAAAAAAACGCAAAGAATATTTCTAAGTATGTGAGTGCTTTTGTATTGGCGTTAGCACTACTTTTGGGTACTTCAAACGCTGCTTCTGCAGTCGGCAAGAATGCAAAAGGTCCAGATGTATACGCCATTCAATCCATGTTAAAATCCCTAGGCAGTTATTCTGGTAAAATAAATGGTTATTATAACGCATCAACAGTGAAAGGTGTAAAATACTTTCAAAAGAGTCATGGACTTCCTGTAACAGGATCAGTTGATGCACGTACGTATCAATCCATTCTTTATGCTTACTCTTCTTTAAAATTACCTAAAGTTCGTCAAGGTGGCGGAGCAGGTCAAGGTGGCGGAGCCGGTCAAGGTGGCGGAGCAGGTCAAGGTGGCGGAGCAGGTCAAGGTGGCGGAGCAGGTCAAGGTGGCGGAGCAGGTCAAGGCGGCGGAGCAGGTCAAGGCGGCGGAGCAGGTCAAGGCGGCGGAGCAGGCCAAGGCGGTGGGGCTGGCCAAGGTGGCGGAGCAGGTCAAGGCGGCGGAGCAGACCAAGGTGGCGGAGCAGGTCAAATCGAACAAGGTGAAGGCCAGCAACAAGAACAACAACAAGGTCAACAAGAAGAAGGTCAAGAGCAAGAAGTACCGAAGCAGATGGAAGAACAAAAAGGTGAGACACCACAAGCACCACAAGCACCTAAACAAGAAATGCAACAAAAAGATTCAAAACAAAGTCCAAGTGTTCAACCTGGAAAGAGCGGTCCATCACCAGGAATGAAAGATAATGGAAAAGATTAAAAATAGAGTATGAAAACCAAAATTTAAATGAAAATAACAAAGAGGTCATGTTTATGATCTCTTTGTTTTTATGAAAAAGAGAAATAATGAATCGGAGTGATCGGTCATGTTGCAAGTATGGTTAGCTGGACTTCTTTTATTATCATCAACTGTTGAACAAAAGGCAGAAACCTTAATCGTGAATCAGGAAGGGCAAAAGCTTGCAGAGGTGAGCCGCAAACAGTTCGAGGGTTCAATACCAGGGTTTCCGATGATCGATGACACCAAATATAATCAGTTTGTTGATCTGCTTGATAAAAGATCATATAAAGCACCGGTTAATGCAAAATTAAATGATTATGGCGGCATCATACCAGGACAAGTAGGTTATAAATTAAATCGAAAGTTGTTTAAAGAAAAGTTTTACACGTACTTTTTTGAAAAAGGACCGAAAATGATTGATGTGCCAGAAATGAACATCTATCCGAAAGTAGATACGGAAGTACTTGCTCATATTAAGAGTCAGCAGATTGGGCAATATGTTACATACTTTAATTCAAATAATAAGAGTCGAACAACAAACATAGAGCTTGCTGCACATGCACTAGACAGTCATGTTGTTTTTCCGAATGAAACCTTTTCGTTCAACCAAGTCGTTGGGAAAAGAACTACGGCAAAAGGGTACAAAAGTGCCCCCATTATCGTAAGAGGGGAATTGTCAGAAGGAATTGGTGGGGGAATCTGCCAAGTATCATCCACTTTGTTTAATGCTGTGGATCGGGCTGGATTAAGAATCGTTCAACGCTATTCACACAGCAAACGAGTGCCATACGTGCCATCAGGTAGAGATGCGACGGTTAGTTGGTACGGTCCAGATTTTCAGTTTCAAAACAAATACAATCAGCCCATACTCATTCGTGCAAAGCGTTATGGTGGAAGTTTAATCATCAAACTGTATTCTTCTGAGATTCTTGATCAACGAACACGAAAAGTACCGAATGCACCAACTCATATACCTGAAGAAATTCAAACCGATCAGAATGTGCATCTTTCTAACCCTAAAAGATAATTTAAAGTACAATAATGATGTAATACATCTGTTTGAATAGGGGAGTTGTATCGTTTGCAAACATTAGAAAAACTAACAGAACGTTTTTGGTACCAAACACCTGTTTCAGAGACAGATCGACCCATTTTGGGAGCTGTTGTAGGGAATGAAAGGACTCTGATGATCGATGCAGGCAACTCAGAAAAACATGCATCTTATTTTTTGGATGAGCTACGTAAAAATAACATTCAAAAACCGGATCTAGTCGTTATCACACACTGGCATTGGGATCACATTTTTGGGTTGCCTGCATTAGATATTCCTTCCGTTTCTTCAGCAGAAACAAAAACAAAAATGCAGGAACTTCTTCCTTTTTCATGGAGTGATGAAGATATTGATGAGAGAGTCAAGCAAGGTGTTGAAATCGAATTTTGTGCAGAAGCTATAAAAAAAGAATTTCCAGATCACCGCAACATCAAAATAAAGCTACCGACCATTACGTTTCATGAGAGAATGGAGATCGATTTAGGTGGAGTAACCTGTGTTCTTCAACATGTTGGAGGAGACCATACAACAGATTCAATCGTTGTGTACATAAAGGAAGAAAAGATTTTATTTTTATCCGATTGTCTCTATGCCAATATGTACGCACCTGAAAATAATTATACGGTGAAACGAACACTGGATTTGTTAGATCAACTAGTATCCTTTGACGCAGATTATTATATCTTCTCTCATTGGAAGGCAGCGACGAAACAAGAGTTTGAAACCGAAACAACGATGTTGAGTAGATTCGCAACCCTCACAAAAGAATTTGAAGGTAATCAACAATCCATTGAAGAAGAATATAAAGTCCAGGTTAGTCGAGAACTAAATGAAGATGAACGTGAAACCTTGCAGTTTTTTGTTAACGGTTTCAATCTTGACCTAGATTAATAGAATGGGAGAAGAAAATGTTACAGACGTTTAAAGTGGCCATTGAACAATTCGGAGGAATAGAAAGACCGATTCGTGTGTGCCTGCCTTACAACTATAAAGACAATCAAGAACATTATCCTGTACTGTATATGCATGATGGTCAAAATCTATTTCGTGATGAAGATGCTAGCTATGGTGTTTCATGGGGCTTAGCTGATTATTTAAAAACGAGTAAAGTTCCTCTTATCATCGTAGGTATCGACTGTAATCATGAGGGGTTCGAACGTTTTAATGAATACGCGCCATGGGAAAATCCCACAGTGGGACCAGAACTTCTTAAATTTGAAGGAGTTTATGGAGGAAAAGGCAAAGCATACATCGAGTTTATTCTACATACGTTAAAGCCCCTGATTGATCAAAAATATAGAACGAAAACAGACGAAACCTTAATGGCAGGCAGCTCGATGGGGGGCCTGATCTCGACATATGCAGCTTGTCGCTACCCTCATATATTCAAAAGAGTAGCAAGCCTTTCTTCGGCTTATTGGTTTAATCAAACAGAGATTGAGAATTTTATAGAAGAAAGTGACTTAAGTGAGCTTAAAAGATTTTATATGGATATCGGAACCGATGAGGATACATCAAAAGTGGATGCTGCTCATTACATACGTTCTTCTGAAGAAGTCTATGAAGTTATAAAGAAAAAGAATATCGACATGCAATTTGAAATTATCGATGGCGGAGTACATCATGAGACAGCTTGGCGAGAAAGGATGCCTAAGATCATTGAATATCTGATGAGGTAAAGGGGAGATAGGCGTTTGATCACATTTGAGAGAATGGACAATATGCAGTTTAAAGAGTACCTAAAGTTTATGCTGCCAGATTATATTCGTGATACAGCAGAACATTATAAACTAGATCAAGAGCTAGCCACTGAAAAAGCACAAAAACAAATGGAACAGCTGCTTCCTGATGAGGAACAAACAGAAGGACAGCATTTATTTCACATCAAAGAGGGTCAAGATTTGGCCGGTTATCTTTGGTTTCATGTTTCAAAAGAAGAGAAAAAAGCTTTTCTTTATCATATTTATGTGCTGAATGCATTCCGTAAGCGAGGGATCGCTCAGACCGCTCTTCGTTTTTTTGAGAATGAATCGAAAGATGAAGGAGCGGACTATGTAGGTCTACATGTGTTTGGTTCGAACGAAAATGCGATCGATCTATATAAAAAGCTAGGTTATAAACAAGCATCTATATCAATGAACAAAGTTTTGTAAACGTTTAAAAAGGAGAGAGATAAACATGAGAAAAATTGGATTGCAACTGTACTCCATTCAACAAGAAGCTGAAAAGAATTTATTAGGTACATTAGAGAGAGTAAAAGGAATCGGATTTGACAGTGTACAGTTTGCAGGATTGTTCGGAATATCTGCTAAAGAAGTAAAAAAGGTATTGGACGAAAATGCTTTAACTGTTGCTGGAGCTCATATTCCACTTCAGCAATTTTCTGGAGATGCTTTTAAAAAACAGATGGAAGATCAACTTATTTTAGAGAATGACTTGATGATCATGCCTTACTTAACAGAAGATGAAAGAAAGTCATTAGACGATTACAAGCGTGTAGCAGAGATGTTGAACGAAGCGGGATTAAGAAGCAAAGAGTATGGAATCCGTGTAGCTTACCATAATCATGATTTTGAATTTTACGAGCTTGAAGGTAAGATGCCGTTTGATCTGCTTTATCAAGAAACAGACCCTGACCTAGTCAAGATGGAGCTGGATACGTACTGGGCAAAATATGCTGGGTTTGAGCCTGAGGAGCTGCTTAATAAGTATCGCTTCCGTTGTGTATCCCTTCACCTCAAAGATATGGTAGAAAAAGACGGGCAAAAACAGAGCACGATCGCTGGAACAGGAATACTTGATATCGGCAGCTTCTTACGATTAGCAGATGAACAGAAAGTTGATTATTGCGTGATCGAGCAAGAACATTTTGAAGAAGATCTTCTTTCGGAAGTTGAAAAAGGTGTACAGAACGTTAAAGCACTTTTATAGAGGAGAACATAGTTGTGTTAGATGTTAAATTTGTTTCTTATATAGAAAGTAAGCATTTCGAGCAGATTCAAGAACTAAACAAACAAGAAGGCTGGACACAATTAGTAGAAAGAAACGAAGAAACAAAACAGGCTTGGAGTAAGTCCAATATAGCCTATGTAATCCTAAAGGACGACGATGAGGTAATAGGTTATACCCGCGGGCTTACAGATGAACATGTAACACTCTATATTTGCGAGATGCTGATATCGAAGCCTTATCGTGGACTAGGATTAGGTGGAAAGCTTTTGAACAACATCCAAGGGAAGAATCCAACAGCACGAATGGAGATGCTTGCATCCCGTACATCACACACATTTTATGAAGCGCAAAATTTCAGACCTTTTTATGGATATCGAAGAACGTATCAAGAATGTAAATTATAGGAGGCGTCTTTCGTGAGTGAAAAAGTAACGAGTATCTCTGCTATACAAAGCCACATCAATAATGTATTCGTGCATGTAACAGATCTTAAAAAGTCTGTAGCATGGTATGCTGATCTATTGGGAATTACGATAGATGTAAGTGACGTGGAATCACCTGTACATAATATTCCTGTAACAGGACAAACGGGATTATCTCTAGATGATCATACGTTTGATCCATCTTTCCACCGATCACCTGGTTCTGGTCCGATGTTTAATTTATTTGCACCAGACATTGATGCGGCTTACAAAGAACTTCAAGGAAAGGATATGAAAGTGATCCGTGAGATCGAGTGGCACGGTGAAGTAGCTTGGTTCAATGTAGAAGATCCAGATGGAAACGTAGTTATGATCTGTAATTGTTAATCAATAAATCATTGTTAGAACAAATGATCCTTACCCGTCCTTCATATGTACGAGTAAGGGTCATTTTTATCTATTTAAACAAATAACCATCTATCTAGTATTTTCCTATTTGTGGTAAAGTGAATAATAGAACGTTTTCGGGAGGAATCGAAATGAACGATCAGAAAATAAATGCACTAAAACAAGAGTTTGAGAATCTTGTAAGCGTAACCATTACTTCATTAAATGATCTTATGAATTTTTTAAATCAGCAAAAATCCATCTACGAAAAAGTAGAAGAAGAGATGCTTCGCCATTATATTGCCTTTCAATGTCAAAGTAATGATGAAGAGATTAAGAAGCAATTTGAATTTGATCAGCAACACATCAAGCCATTGTTTAAAAAGTACCAATCAATCCTGGATGAGAAAGTGTTAGAGTCACCATTTATGGCTGAACTGCCAGAAGATGAATTTGGAGAATATAAGAAGAAACTAAGAACACAATTTGCTCTATTTCAAGAAGCAAACTTGGAAATCGAAAAACAAGAGGATGCACTAACGAATCAATACTTTGAGATCACAGGAGGTCTATCTTCAAATTGGGAAGGTCAAGAAGTAACGATTAGTGAACTCTTTATTCATATTAGAGATTCAAAGCGTGATATAAGAGAAAAAGCGATGAAAGCTTTGTATGAACCTATATTAAAAGAAGAAGAGAAACTTCAAAGTATTCTTGATGAGTTGATTCAACTACGAGTGAAGAAAGCGGAGAACGCGGGCTTGAAGAGTTTTAATGATTATATGTTTAAGAAATATAATAGATTTGACTACACGCCAGAGGATTGTACAGAACTCGCTGAATCCATACGTGAGCATGTTCTTCCGATTACGATACAACTTCAAAAAGAGCACAAAGCTGAAATAGGTGTAGATGTATATAAACCATGGGATGTTCAGGCAGAAGCAATCGGTCGAAAACCATTACAACCTGTAAGTTCAGATGTAGAGTTGATCAACAAGTCAGCGAAAGTTTTGAGCGAACTTGATGTTACGTTCGGCTCTCTTGTTCATGAGATGAATGAGAAGAAGCTTTTTGATCTTACGAGCAGAAAAGGAAAAGCACAAGGTGGATTCTGTGAATCTTTACCTGAAACAGGGCTTCCGTTTATCTTTATGAACATGTCCAACACGGATAGTGATTTAGTTGTTTTTATGCATGAGATGGGGCATGCGATTCACGATCTATTAAAGAGCGATTTAGAATTATATGCTTATAAACAAATCCCAATGGAGTCTGCCGAGCTAGCTAGTATGAGTATGGAGCTATTCACGATGGACCGCTGGGACGAGTTTTACAAAACAGAAGAGGAGCTTAACCGAGCGAAGAAAGATCAGCTCAGAGGGGCATTGATGAGTCTTCCGTATATTATGGTCATCGATCAGTTTCAGCACTGGTTGTATCAACAGCCAAATCACACCTGGGAAGAACGTACAAAGAAGTTTGGAGAATTGAAAGATCGCTATGATGCTTCAATAGTAGATTGGAATGGGTACGAAGAATGGAAAGTAAAAGGATGGTTCTATACCCTTCATATATATGAAGTTCCTTTCTATTATGTGGAGTATGCAATTTCTCAACTTGGTGCTATTCAATTGTACAAAAATTACAAAGAAGATCCAGAGGGAACCATCAACAAATATAAAGAAGCACTGAAACTTGGAAGCTCTAAGTCGCTTCCAGAAGTTTATAAAACTGCAGGCATCGAATTGGATTTTTCATCTAATAAAATTGCAGAACTTATGGAGTTTGTTGCAAAAGAATTAGATCTGCTATCCGTCAGTTAAATAAGAAAGCAAATAATTAAAGAATTTAAATAATTTAAAGGGATTAAGCTTTATTAATAGAAATAATAGAATAAGGCGCACTTTATATATAAACCGTGGATTATATGATTAACCAATAAAGAGGTGTCCATAAATTCTTGTCATAACCGGTTGGTGAGAGTAGATAATTGAACTGCTGACATACCAATTCCGATATTGAGCCGGACTCTATTCCCAGTGAACAAAGGAGATTGTATGCTGGATTCTCAATAACGAGAGTAAAATATGCATGTTTTAACAACGATTTAGGATTCATTTTCCTAAGTAGGGGAAAATAAAGTTAAATGGCATATTGTTATGAGCATTTAATCGGAATACGAGGGGTGAGAGGTATGAGAAAACCCGATGACGAAAAATTATGGGACACAGGCACATCAGATTTCGAAGAAGGAGATAAGATCACCTTTCACAATACCGAGCAAGGTGTTGAGAAAACCTATACGGTGAAATGTGTGAAAGAGAATGGTGATGTAGAGCTTGTCTATTCTGTAAAAAAACCAAGACCACCAATGCAATAGCATAAACTATAAATAATGAGAACAGTTCACACATTTTCGTGAACTGTTTTTATTTTTTAAAACATGTGGTAGCAATGAATAATTGGTTAATAGTAATAGGAATGATAAATTATGGGTGTTTACGATTTAGATATTAAGGTAAAAGAGGATTGAACATTATTTTTTAGAGAGGAAGTATATTATGACTCAAAAGCCACTAATTGGTTTAACAAGCACGATTATGTCAATCAATACGATTGAAACTCAAAATGAAAACGTTGATACGATCGTTGTTTATAATAAATTTGCTGAAACGGTTAGAGACGCAGGAGGTGTACCCGTTGTCATTCCAATGGGAAAACCCGAAGAAGCTGAGTTTTACGCAAAAATGTGTGATGGACTGATTTTTACAGGTGGGGAGGATATCAGCTCTATCACTTACAACGAAGAACCTCATCCTAAGGCAAAAAAAGTTAACAAGCATCGTGATGATTTTGAGATTGAACTCGTGAAAAAAGCACGTGAGAATGAAAAAGCCATTCTTGCAATGTGTAGAGGCTATCATTTATTAAATGTTAGTTATGGTGGAACAATAATCCAAGACGTGGAGAGTGAGTTTTCAGACAGTATCAATCACTTTCAATCATCTGCATCGCGAACAGAACCTTCTCACACCGTAAACATTGAAGAAGATAGTAAACTGTATAAAATAGTTGGGGAAAAAGAGGTTGCCGTTAATAGCTTTCACCATCAAGCAATTGGTAAAGTCGGCAAAGGACTCCGAGTGGCAGCAAGAGCATCTGACGGTATAATTGAGGCATTAGAACTAGAAGATCAAAATAAAACATTCTTGCTTGGTACACAGTGGCATCCAGAAGAATTGAGACATGAAAATGAGAATATGATGGCGATCATTACTACATTTATTAACGAAGCGAAGAAAATTAAGGAATAGAGATCGAAACCTCCATAACAGGAGGTTTCTTTATTTATAAAGAGAGGGAAAGTGTATATAAGGAAACTTTTCTCGTGATATTCACGTAGTATAGAATAGAAATTACTTGAGGAGGCTGTCTCATGAATATATCGAGACTTTTGAAAATCATAACAGGCGGTATTGAAGCGTTCCTTGGCATCCCTTTCTTAGGAGGAGCGATCATTCTTGCTTCAGCATGGGGACCACTTCAATTCATGTTTGTTTTTCACTTAATTACGCTCATCATTTGTATCGTTCAAAAAGAGAGATTTACAGGTAGTGTATTAGGTCTTATTACTTCTATCGTGGGCTATGTTCCTGTAATCGGAATGATCATGCACATCGTGACTGCTCTTGTCTTATTCTTTGACGCTGCAAGAGGAAGCAGAAAGCGAAAGAACGAGCATGTCATTGATGTAAGAAAAGGATACTAAGGACTTATCTTTCATACTCCAGAAGCTTTCAGCCAAAACGGTGGTTGAAAGCTTTTTTTGTTGAAGAAAAATGTTACATTTATTGGAGAAAGAAAATATTATGAGAGGGGATGAAAAAGAGATTGGAAATCTTATACGTTCTTTTAATACAGATTGCTATCGCTTATTATTTGTTTGTTCAAGCACCGCTATATAATAAAGATCGGTGGCTGTGGGCCATACTAGGCTTTGTTTTTACTCTTTTCACGTTAAGTATTTTTCTAATTCTAACAAAAAGAAAAGCATTAGGTTGGATCCTATTAATAGTAATTATTCTTTCTTCAATAGCGGGAATTTTGTTTTTAAGTTTACTGGTCTGGGCTGTCTTTTTTTCAAAAGGGTAATGCTTAATGAAAATGATGGTGATTATATGAAAAAACATCTTGTGTTTGTTTACGGGACACTTCAAAAAGATGGAAGTAATGACCACTTCTTAGAGCATGCAACATACATAGAACAAAGGTGCTACGTCGAGGGACAACTATACGATACAGGTTGGGGTTACCCCGCATTAGTTCTGGACAAAGAGAGTTGGGTAATTGGAGAGTTATATGAAATATCAACGAGTGAACTAGAACAATTAGATGAACTTGAAGATTTTGTAGAGAACAGAGCAGATAACTTATATGACCGTATCTCTGTTACGGTTCATACTACAAATAGTAAAGTAGAAGCTTTCGTGTATATGATGAGAATTAAAAAAAGTCACTTTGTATCAATCCTTGAGAATGATTGGATCAAATATATACATAATCATTAAACAAAAAAAGAGGTCACCATCAACAGGTAGACCTCTTTCATTATAGTAAGGAGAAATCTTCTCTATTTAGCAATCAAGTTGTTAATACAATGAACAGCTGAGTCGACGTTATCAAACCGTTGAAGGGAGTTTGTTTCAATCTGGATTACTTCGAACGTTTGATCGTTCTTTAAATATTTAACAGAAAAAACAGCTGTATTGTTCTCACTAAAGGTGTGTGTAATATCAGATTCGATATACTGTTTGTTCTGCAAGTTCATGAGTATGTTTTTTACTTCTTGTTGGTTCATGATACATCGTCCCCTTTCTATTATGGGGGAACTTGTTAGGAACCCAAATAATAAAATTATTTTCCTTCCTTAACATTTATGCTAACATAAGTAATTTTGTAAGTACAGATAACGGAAGACCTGTTCTTCTAAAATCATCCATTTTTTATCGTCAAAATCGCTTCTACTTCGACATTACCCTTCAATGCTCGTGAAATCATACACGAATGCTCGGCTTTTGTGGCGAGTTTTTGAAGAAGTGTCGAAATGTCTTTTGACGGGTCATGTTTAATCGTGACGACCGGTCGATGAATAATCTTTTGATAGATAATGACTCCGTTCGTAACATCAACATATCCTTCTGATGTCATCTTCAAATCTATCTTCTCTATTTTACTGCGTTCCATCATGGCAGCGAGAGTGATGATATAGCAAGTTGCTGCTGCCCCTAGTAACATCTCATCGGGATTTGTGCCAATTCCAGGGCCATCCATCTCAGGGGGGATGGAAATCTTTGTTTGCAAATTCTGTGTTTCAATCGTTCCACTATCATTTCTTCCACCTGGCCAATGCGCATTTAGATTAAATACATGTTGTGCCACTATAAATCACCTCGACTTATTTCTTCTTTAAGTGTAAATCAACTCACCCTTTTCGTCACATTTTCTGTTTATTGTGTACAAAATGTAAAAAAATTTGTTTTTTGGTGATCCAAAACCGAGTTACCTTCGTTAGCTATTTGAAAACACTTACAGAAGGAGGTGATAACCAGGTGAAACGATTTGTACAATTGGTAGTATTCGCAGCTGGGATGAGTATTCCCGCGATCGTATCGGCGGATAGCGGAGGGATTCTTTCTCCGGTAACTAGTCTTACAAAAGAAACGACTGAAATTGTTGAAAGTGTTCCAGACAAAGTGAACATTTCTACTAAAGATCATTCTGTTTCTGACGAGGTTGTTAAACCAACTTTAAAAACCGTTACAACTATTGTGAAAGACACAACTCGTG encodes the following:
- a CDS encoding ring-cleaving dioxygenase; the protein is MKLKGIHHVSALTAKAPENFKFYTEVMGLRLIKKTVNQDDTSVYHLFYGDEKGNPGTELTFFEIPMAGRNHDGNNSISAISLRVKNDDALRFWKDRLKEHGIEAEDVMERAGRNSLAFRDPEGQRMILVSDENNKGVAGGQPWSKSPTPQEHAVVGLGPVRLTVPAAEPTVQVLTELLGFKKIGTYAPEVAGQPEIIVLETGEGGSGAEVHVEERNDLPQERLGRGGVHHVAFRVDNEEELREWIEKVKTSRFPNSGFVDRFYFKSLYFREPNRILFELATDGPGFDTDEDLEHLGESLALPPFLEIHRDEIEAKLKPLHTKL
- a CDS encoding peptidoglycan-binding domain-containing protein, whose amino-acid sequence is MYWQKNAKNISKYVSAFVLALALLLGTSNAASAVGKNAKGPDVYAIQSMLKSLGSYSGKINGYYNASTVKGVKYFQKSHGLPVTGSVDARTYQSILYAYSSLKLPKVRQGGGAGQGGGAGQGGGAGQGGGAGQGGGAGQGGGAGQGGGAGQGGGAGQGGGAGQGGGAGQGGGAGQGGGADQGGGAGQIEQGEGQQQEQQQGQQEEGQEQEVPKQMEEQKGETPQAPQAPKQEMQQKDSKQSPSVQPGKSGPSPGMKDNGKD
- a CDS encoding VanW family protein translates to MLQVWLAGLLLLSSTVEQKAETLIVNQEGQKLAEVSRKQFEGSIPGFPMIDDTKYNQFVDLLDKRSYKAPVNAKLNDYGGIIPGQVGYKLNRKLFKEKFYTYFFEKGPKMIDVPEMNIYPKVDTEVLAHIKSQQIGQYVTYFNSNNKSRTTNIELAAHALDSHVVFPNETFSFNQVVGKRTTAKGYKSAPIIVRGELSEGIGGGICQVSSTLFNAVDRAGLRIVQRYSHSKRVPYVPSGRDATVSWYGPDFQFQNKYNQPILIRAKRYGGSLIIKLYSSEILDQRTRKVPNAPTHIPEEIQTDQNVHLSNPKR
- a CDS encoding MBL fold metallo-hydrolase, with amino-acid sequence MQTLEKLTERFWYQTPVSETDRPILGAVVGNERTLMIDAGNSEKHASYFLDELRKNNIQKPDLVVITHWHWDHIFGLPALDIPSVSSAETKTKMQELLPFSWSDEDIDERVKQGVEIEFCAEAIKKEFPDHRNIKIKLPTITFHERMEIDLGGVTCVLQHVGGDHTTDSIVVYIKEEKILFLSDCLYANMYAPENNYTVKRTLDLLDQLVSFDADYYIFSHWKAATKQEFETETTMLSRFATLTKEFEGNQQSIEEEYKVQVSRELNEDERETLQFFVNGFNLDLD
- a CDS encoding alpha/beta hydrolase; this translates as MLQTFKVAIEQFGGIERPIRVCLPYNYKDNQEHYPVLYMHDGQNLFRDEDASYGVSWGLADYLKTSKVPLIIVGIDCNHEGFERFNEYAPWENPTVGPELLKFEGVYGGKGKAYIEFILHTLKPLIDQKYRTKTDETLMAGSSMGGLISTYAACRYPHIFKRVASLSSAYWFNQTEIENFIEESDLSELKRFYMDIGTDEDTSKVDAAHYIRSSEEVYEVIKKKNIDMQFEIIDGGVHHETAWRERMPKIIEYLMR
- a CDS encoding GNAT family N-acetyltransferase, producing MITFERMDNMQFKEYLKFMLPDYIRDTAEHYKLDQELATEKAQKQMEQLLPDEEQTEGQHLFHIKEGQDLAGYLWFHVSKEEKKAFLYHIYVLNAFRKRGIAQTALRFFENESKDEGADYVGLHVFGSNENAIDLYKKLGYKQASISMNKVL
- a CDS encoding sugar phosphate isomerase/epimerase family protein is translated as MRKIGLQLYSIQQEAEKNLLGTLERVKGIGFDSVQFAGLFGISAKEVKKVLDENALTVAGAHIPLQQFSGDAFKKQMEDQLILENDLMIMPYLTEDERKSLDDYKRVAEMLNEAGLRSKEYGIRVAYHNHDFEFYELEGKMPFDLLYQETDPDLVKMELDTYWAKYAGFEPEELLNKYRFRCVSLHLKDMVEKDGQKQSTIAGTGILDIGSFLRLADEQKVDYCVIEQEHFEEDLLSEVEKGVQNVKALL
- a CDS encoding GNAT family N-acetyltransferase, whose amino-acid sequence is MLDVKFVSYIESKHFEQIQELNKQEGWTQLVERNEETKQAWSKSNIAYVILKDDDEVIGYTRGLTDEHVTLYICEMLISKPYRGLGLGGKLLNNIQGKNPTARMEMLASRTSHTFYEAQNFRPFYGYRRTYQECKL
- a CDS encoding VOC family protein, whose protein sequence is MSEKVTSISAIQSHINNVFVHVTDLKKSVAWYADLLGITIDVSDVESPVHNIPVTGQTGLSLDDHTFDPSFHRSPGSGPMFNLFAPDIDAAYKELQGKDMKVIREIEWHGEVAWFNVEDPDGNVVMICNC
- a CDS encoding M3 family oligoendopeptidase; amino-acid sequence: MNDQKINALKQEFENLVSVTITSLNDLMNFLNQQKSIYEKVEEEMLRHYIAFQCQSNDEEIKKQFEFDQQHIKPLFKKYQSILDEKVLESPFMAELPEDEFGEYKKKLRTQFALFQEANLEIEKQEDALTNQYFEITGGLSSNWEGQEVTISELFIHIRDSKRDIREKAMKALYEPILKEEEKLQSILDELIQLRVKKAENAGLKSFNDYMFKKYNRFDYTPEDCTELAESIREHVLPITIQLQKEHKAEIGVDVYKPWDVQAEAIGRKPLQPVSSDVELINKSAKVLSELDVTFGSLVHEMNEKKLFDLTSRKGKAQGGFCESLPETGLPFIFMNMSNTDSDLVVFMHEMGHAIHDLLKSDLELYAYKQIPMESAELASMSMELFTMDRWDEFYKTEEELNRAKKDQLRGALMSLPYIMVIDQFQHWLYQQPNHTWEERTKKFGELKDRYDASIVDWNGYEEWKVKGWFYTLHIYEVPFYYVEYAISQLGAIQLYKNYKEDPEGTINKYKEALKLGSSKSLPEVYKTAGIELDFSSNKIAELMEFVAKELDLLSVS
- a CDS encoding gamma-glutamyl-gamma-aminobutyrate hydrolase family protein, with product MTQKPLIGLTSTIMSINTIETQNENVDTIVVYNKFAETVRDAGGVPVVIPMGKPEEAEFYAKMCDGLIFTGGEDISSITYNEEPHPKAKKVNKHRDDFEIELVKKARENEKAILAMCRGYHLLNVSYGGTIIQDVESEFSDSINHFQSSASRTEPSHTVNIEEDSKLYKIVGEKEVAVNSFHHQAIGKVGKGLRVAARASDGIIEALELEDQNKTFLLGTQWHPEELRHENENMMAIITTFINEAKKIKE